In one window of Anaeromusa acidaminophila DSM 3853 DNA:
- a CDS encoding hybrid sensor histidine kinase/response regulator: protein METDEELRQEFVLEAKAHLAAMEEALLRLEKHSADEEAVRVILRGAHSIKGTAGFFSMEALVRVAHSLESFLGSIRERQAIVTSPMMDALLNVLDALRKLLQSPPEVALTPDVEAVLKRLQEQLEEKPSVTSCYPGAVEEEKEEIGEGLSVLNSTDEYVRVNKRILNDLLALAGEMVLRRNQLLRLSQQMQGMPQLEAVSNGIDELTTQLQKKILQTRMQPMGGILNKFPRIVRDLSRKLGKEVSLHLSGLEVELDRSMIEALMDPMNHLIRNALDHGIEEPSMRRQLKKSSQASLAIRAYHESERVVIEVSDDGRGISLKRIKETAVQKGFATEKELELLSSGQLLRFVLHPAFSTAQTVTDLSGRGVGLDVVKANIEKIGGKIEIESCEGQGTTFRLVLPLTLAIISAFIVLSQGQTFAIPQANVRELVLILPDSGRDKRLEKVNGKPVLRLRGQCMPLVYLRELLGEDNASETLSADEYVRILVIKAGAQDYALAVDSVYDTEEVLVKPVPEVMKSRKIYSGLTVLGDGNVAMILDAEGLCLEAGLALGEKKLVPAEAFISERAEQEEMYLLLFQCSGPEQLAADLSFVARIEEISRDQLQEVGGKQYALLQGETLRVFQPEEYLPFASNALAQEKLYVIVTKKLHAKVGFLASVIHDAIRLHLVLDEHGVQGNGIIGSAQVDGRIVTVLDLHSLVMYAAPEYNKRIGLPEGVFDKPLDRKTRVLLAEDSPVFARLVQSCLTSAGYIVKIAENGKIAWDYLQEKSFDVLISDMEMPELDGLELIALLRSQERLKAMPAVALTSLADEEHRKQALQSGFDRYLVKLDRRELLETLQELRLESAREVQDGGEA, encoded by the coding sequence ATGGAAACCGATGAGGAATTGCGACAAGAATTCGTGCTGGAGGCAAAAGCTCATTTGGCGGCGATGGAAGAAGCGTTGTTGAGGCTGGAAAAGCATTCCGCCGATGAAGAGGCTGTACGAGTTATTTTGCGCGGGGCGCATAGTATAAAAGGAACGGCTGGCTTTTTTTCAATGGAAGCATTGGTGCGAGTGGCGCATAGTTTGGAATCTTTTTTGGGAAGCATCAGAGAACGGCAGGCTATTGTGACATCTCCTATGATGGATGCGCTGTTGAATGTATTGGATGCGCTTCGCAAGCTGTTGCAGAGTCCGCCTGAAGTTGCGCTGACTCCAGATGTGGAGGCGGTGTTGAAGCGGCTTCAGGAGCAGCTGGAAGAAAAGCCTTCGGTAACGTCCTGTTATCCCGGTGCGGTTGAGGAAGAAAAGGAAGAAATCGGCGAAGGGCTGTCTGTTTTAAACAGCACCGATGAATATGTGCGTGTAAACAAACGAATTTTAAATGATTTGCTAGCTCTGGCGGGAGAAATGGTTTTACGCCGCAATCAACTTCTCAGGCTTTCTCAGCAAATGCAGGGGATGCCGCAATTAGAAGCGGTTTCCAATGGCATTGACGAGTTGACGACGCAATTGCAGAAAAAGATATTGCAAACGCGCATGCAGCCTATGGGCGGGATTTTGAATAAATTTCCGCGTATTGTCAGGGATTTATCACGCAAACTGGGGAAAGAAGTGTCACTGCATCTTTCGGGGTTGGAAGTTGAATTAGATCGCTCCATGATTGAGGCGTTAATGGATCCGATGAACCACTTGATACGAAATGCCCTAGATCATGGCATTGAAGAGCCAAGTATGCGGCGACAACTGAAAAAATCCAGCCAGGCGTCTTTGGCAATTCGGGCGTATCATGAAAGCGAACGCGTTGTGATCGAGGTTAGTGACGACGGCAGGGGCATTTCTTTGAAGCGCATCAAGGAAACGGCTGTGCAAAAAGGATTCGCAACGGAAAAAGAACTGGAGCTGCTGAGCTCAGGTCAATTGCTGCGCTTTGTGTTGCATCCCGCTTTTTCTACGGCGCAAACGGTAACTGACTTATCGGGGCGCGGCGTAGGGCTGGATGTAGTAAAAGCGAATATTGAAAAGATCGGCGGAAAAATCGAAATTGAATCTTGCGAGGGGCAAGGGACGACATTTCGCCTGGTGCTGCCGTTGACTCTGGCTATTATATCCGCCTTTATCGTGTTGTCCCAAGGGCAAACATTTGCCATTCCCCAAGCCAATGTGAGGGAATTAGTGTTGATCTTGCCTGACAGCGGGCGTGATAAACGATTGGAGAAAGTCAATGGAAAGCCAGTTCTGCGTCTGCGCGGACAATGCATGCCTCTTGTATACCTTCGTGAATTATTAGGAGAGGACAATGCCAGCGAGACTCTTTCAGCCGATGAATATGTGCGGATTTTAGTGATCAAGGCCGGGGCGCAGGACTACGCATTGGCGGTAGATTCCGTCTATGATACGGAAGAAGTGCTGGTCAAGCCGGTACCGGAAGTGATGAAAAGCAGAAAGATCTATTCCGGCCTGACGGTGCTTGGAGATGGCAACGTTGCGATGATTTTGGATGCGGAGGGACTTTGCTTAGAAGCTGGACTTGCGTTAGGAGAAAAGAAGCTGGTTCCAGCCGAAGCATTTATTTCGGAGCGTGCTGAGCAAGAGGAAATGTATTTGCTTTTGTTTCAGTGCAGCGGGCCGGAGCAACTGGCGGCGGATTTGTCTTTCGTTGCCAGGATTGAAGAAATTTCACGCGATCAATTGCAAGAAGTCGGGGGCAAGCAGTATGCGCTGCTTCAAGGAGAGACGTTGCGTGTTTTTCAGCCTGAAGAATATTTGCCGTTTGCCAGCAATGCGCTTGCGCAGGAGAAGCTGTATGTAATTGTTACTAAGAAGCTTCACGCGAAAGTAGGTTTTTTAGCAAGCGTTATTCACGATGCGATTCGTTTACACTTGGTGTTGGATGAACACGGCGTACAAGGAAACGGCATAATCGGTTCCGCGCAAGTCGACGGGCGTATTGTAACGGTATTGGATTTGCATAGCCTTGTTATGTATGCGGCACCGGAATACAATAAAAGAATAGGGTTGCCAGAGGGAGTTTTTGATAAACCGCTGGACCGGAAAACAAGGGTTTTACTGGCGGAAGATTCGCCGGTATTTGCCCGGCTAGTTCAAAGCTGTTTGACGAGTGCCGGCTATATAGTGAAGATCGCCGAAAACGGAAAAATAGCATGGGATTATTTGCAAGAAAAGTCTTTTGACGTGCTTATTAGCGACATGGAAATGCCGGAGCTGGACGGACTGGAATTGATTGCGTTATTGCGAAGCCAGGAAAGACTTAAAGCTATGCCTGCCGTCGCGCTGACTTCTTTGGCGGATGAAGAACATCGCAAGCAAGCGTTGCAGTCAGGATTTGACCGCTACTTAGTGAAGCTGGATCGCAGAGAATTGTTGGAGACCCTTCAAGAGTTACGATTAGAGTCGGCGAGGGAGGTGCAAGATGGAGGAGAGGCCTAA
- a CDS encoding diguanylate cyclase, which translates to MEERPKILVVDDSLVELKIIRKRLGEQYHVLLAASGAEALELLKKETVDLILLDILMPEMDGISVCKILKSAEATLEIPVLFLTALADSQSIVEGFTAGGQDYITKPFQEDEFRARVKVHLELRQAKKQLERYATELEEKNMLLQTLLDKMEKTVRTDYLTGLENRRSATKRLREELARMRRRGESGSLLLADIDSFKVINDTYGHEAGDVVLQLVSHRMETAVREEDIVARWGGEEFLILLPELSLPEALHVAERIRKTISQEPVIYQGEKLEITVTLGVAAIDVNVGMEESIKRADQALYEGKHQSKNCVAYCGAEGQCLVCREN; encoded by the coding sequence ATGGAGGAGAGGCCTAAAATACTTGTAGTTGACGATAGTCTGGTAGAGCTTAAAATTATTCGCAAACGGCTAGGAGAGCAATATCACGTATTGCTGGCTGCGAGTGGCGCGGAAGCTTTGGAATTGCTGAAAAAAGAAACGGTAGACCTAATCTTGCTGGATATATTGATGCCGGAGATGGATGGTATTTCGGTTTGTAAAATTCTCAAGTCGGCGGAAGCGACGCTGGAAATTCCCGTGTTGTTTCTAACGGCGTTGGCTGACTCTCAGAGCATTGTCGAGGGGTTTACGGCTGGAGGGCAGGATTATATTACGAAACCGTTTCAAGAGGACGAGTTTCGAGCGCGCGTGAAAGTTCACCTGGAATTGAGGCAGGCCAAAAAGCAGTTAGAACGGTATGCGACGGAACTTGAGGAAAAAAATATGCTGTTGCAGACGCTGCTGGATAAGATGGAAAAAACAGTCCGCACCGATTATCTTACAGGTCTGGAAAATCGGCGCAGCGCCACGAAACGCTTGCGTGAGGAACTGGCCAGAATGCGTCGCCGAGGCGAGTCGGGAAGCTTGCTTTTGGCGGATATCGATTCGTTTAAAGTGATTAATGATACCTATGGTCATGAAGCCGGCGACGTAGTGCTGCAACTGGTATCGCATCGAATGGAGACGGCTGTGCGTGAAGAAGATATTGTCGCCCGCTGGGGAGGGGAAGAGTTCTTAATCCTTTTGCCGGAACTTTCTTTGCCGGAAGCGCTGCATGTTGCCGAGCGCATCCGCAAAACCATCTCGCAAGAACCGGTTATCTATCAAGGAGAAAAGCTGGAGATAACGGTTACTCTAGGCGTGGCGGCAATAGATGTGAACGTAGGCATGGAGGAAAGTATCAAACGAGCGGATCAAGCCTTATATGAAGGGAAGCATCAGAGCAAGAATTGTGTTGCCTACTGCGGGGCGGAAGGTCAGTGCTTAGTATGCCGTGAAAATTAA
- a CDS encoding NAD(P)-dependent oxidoreductase — protein MKTVFLNATKLDFDQKLDFSSVQALTELTNYDDTSNEQILERVQGQTVVITKEMPVGKDVISKFPDSVKLICEAGTGYNNIDIAAAREKGISVCNIPSYSTVAVAQLAMTFVLNLSASLPQQQSMLGRKDFSNFTKFLQVPHFEVAGKTLGVIGAGAIGRESIKIGVALGMNVLVYDPFPKEWTEGNVKNASLEDVLRQSDFITLHCPLMDSTRQIINKERIALMKPTAYIVNTSRGALIKEDDLIEALQQGRLAGAALDVQDPEPPALDNPLFAMDNVIMTPHIGWRRYESRQRLVDLVAENIKAFIDGKTVNVVNK, from the coding sequence ATGAAAACGGTATTTTTGAATGCAACCAAATTGGATTTCGATCAAAAGCTGGATTTTTCATCGGTACAGGCGCTGACAGAGTTGACAAACTACGACGACACGAGCAATGAACAAATTTTGGAGCGGGTACAAGGACAGACGGTTGTAATTACCAAGGAAATGCCAGTAGGCAAGGATGTAATTTCCAAATTTCCGGATTCGGTTAAGCTGATCTGTGAAGCAGGTACCGGCTATAATAACATTGATATTGCGGCTGCCCGCGAAAAAGGAATTTCCGTTTGCAATATCCCCAGCTACAGTACGGTGGCGGTAGCGCAATTGGCGATGACCTTTGTGCTTAATCTCAGCGCATCACTGCCGCAGCAGCAAAGTATGCTGGGACGCAAGGATTTTTCCAACTTTACGAAGTTCTTGCAAGTGCCGCACTTTGAAGTGGCCGGCAAAACGCTGGGGGTTATCGGTGCTGGCGCTATTGGCCGTGAGTCGATCAAAATCGGCGTGGCTTTGGGCATGAACGTGCTGGTGTATGATCCCTTCCCGAAAGAGTGGACTGAAGGCAATGTGAAAAACGCTTCTCTGGAAGACGTATTGCGCCAAAGCGACTTCATTACGCTCCATTGCCCGCTTATGGACAGCACGCGGCAGATCATCAATAAAGAGCGCATTGCCCTGATGAAGCCTACGGCGTATATCGTCAATACTTCGCGCGGCGCGCTGATCAAAGAAGACGATTTGATCGAGGCGCTGCAGCAAGGACGCCTTGCGGGCGCCGCCTTGGATGTACAGGACCCAGAACCGCCTGCGCTCGACAATCCTCTCTTTGCGATGGATAATGTGATTATGACGCCGCATATCGGCTGGCGCCGCTACGAATCGCGCCAACGTCTGGTGGATTTAGTTGCGGAGAACATTAAAGCGTTTATTGACGGCAAAACCGTTAATGTAGTAAACAAATAA